One Henriciella litoralis genomic window carries:
- the hflX gene encoding GTPase HflX, which produces MSSDLIDRTPAQDRAGVIIPWASPPDRPDRDRLTETAGLVEALGCNLSFLRAEHVRKPSASHLLSGGLLERLKADIEESECTLCVIDASLSPVQQRNLEKNLNCKVIDRTGLILEIFGLRARTKEGKLQVELARLSYERSRLVRTWTHLERQRGGGGFLSGPGETQLEADRRMLDRQLASLKADLDEVKRTRGLQRSGRREAGFPVIALVGYTNTGKSTLFNRLTGANVFARNMPFATLDPTIRRFELPTVGEAAIVDTVGFISDLPTHLIDSFRATLEETLEADLLVHVRDRSSQFDDDRKQDVLRVLKRLEQETGQVLPPMIEAWNKVDLLPDDLQDTMKLAAASNSATSTPAVVTSALTGEGIEDLLHLIEASVREELEHYVVALRPVDGAARAWLYQNGHVQAEDTDEKGNVSLQVGLSAKHRGRFEATFPDVVLRTVPGPAD; this is translated from the coding sequence TTGAGTTCGGACCTGATTGATCGCACCCCTGCGCAGGATCGTGCAGGGGTCATCATTCCTTGGGCCTCACCGCCTGACCGTCCCGATCGCGACAGGCTGACGGAAACGGCTGGCCTTGTCGAAGCGCTTGGCTGCAATCTTTCCTTCTTGCGAGCCGAACACGTGCGCAAACCTAGCGCGTCACACCTGCTCTCTGGCGGACTGCTGGAGAGGCTGAAGGCCGACATCGAGGAATCTGAGTGTACGCTTTGCGTCATCGACGCATCGCTGAGCCCGGTCCAGCAGCGGAACCTCGAAAAGAACCTCAACTGCAAGGTCATTGATCGAACCGGTCTCATCCTTGAAATCTTCGGTTTGAGAGCTCGCACCAAGGAAGGCAAGCTCCAGGTCGAACTGGCGAGGCTGTCCTATGAGCGCTCCCGCCTTGTGCGCACCTGGACCCACCTTGAGCGCCAGCGCGGCGGTGGCGGCTTTCTGAGTGGTCCCGGCGAGACGCAGCTCGAAGCTGACCGCCGAATGCTCGACCGTCAGCTGGCATCCCTGAAGGCTGACCTCGACGAAGTGAAACGCACCCGCGGCCTGCAGCGCTCAGGACGTCGGGAGGCTGGCTTTCCGGTCATTGCGCTGGTTGGGTATACAAACACAGGCAAGTCGACACTGTTCAATCGACTGACCGGCGCGAATGTTTTTGCGCGCAATATGCCATTCGCGACGCTCGACCCGACAATAAGGCGGTTTGAGCTGCCAACCGTTGGTGAGGCGGCGATTGTTGATACGGTCGGGTTCATTTCGGATCTGCCAACCCACCTGATCGATAGTTTCCGAGCGACGCTTGAAGAGACGCTGGAAGCGGATCTTCTCGTCCATGTTCGCGATCGCTCAAGCCAGTTCGACGATGATCGCAAGCAGGATGTCTTGCGCGTCCTGAAACGGTTGGAGCAGGAGACGGGACAAGTCCTTCCGCCGATGATCGAGGCCTGGAACAAGGTCGATTTGTTGCCTGATGATCTACAGGACACAATGAAACTTGCCGCCGCGAGCAACAGCGCAACCTCTACTCCCGCTGTCGTCACCTCTGCGCTGACAGGCGAAGGCATAGAAGACCTGCTTCACCTGATCGAGGCCTCAGTTCGCGAAGAACTGGAGCATTATGTTGTCGCGCTTCGACCAGTCGATGGAGCGGCGAGAGCGTGGCTCTATCAAAATGGACATGTTCAGGCAGAAGACACCGACGAAAAGGGGAACGTCAGCCTGCAGGTCGGCCTGAGCGCCAAGCACCGCGGCCGGTTTGAAGCTACGTTCCCTGATGTCGTTCTAAGAACCGTGCCTGGCCCAGCCGACTAG
- the tyrS gene encoding tyrosine--tRNA ligase: protein MSQYKSEFLKTLDERGFIKQITHPDALDEYCLKQTPIGYIGFDATADSLHVGSLLQIMMLRRLQQAGGKPIVLMGGGTTKVGDPTDKEKSRPLLTDEQISHNIESIKRVFEPFLTFGDGPTDAIMVNNDDWLSKIGYVEFLRDYGVHFTINTMIKQETVDRRLRNEQPYTFLEFNYMLLQAYDYLELFRRHQVRLQLGGSDQWGNIVNGVELTRRVANGEAFGLTSHLVTTASGGKMGKTVDGAVWLNADRKSPYEYWQFWRNTEDADVGRFLRLFTDLPLDEIEKLESLEGAEINNAKIALANAATALLHGEQAARDAERGAAAVFGAGDRDVALPTTEVPSGEFEKGMLVAAAFNLAGLAKSNGEARRLIKQGAARVNDAVVSDENAVVSADDLSDDATVKLSAGKKRHALLKAV from the coding sequence ATGAGCCAGTACAAATCCGAATTTCTGAAGACGCTCGATGAGCGCGGTTTCATCAAACAGATCACGCATCCCGATGCGCTGGATGAGTACTGCCTTAAACAAACTCCTATCGGATATATCGGATTCGATGCGACTGCCGACAGTCTGCATGTTGGGTCTCTTCTTCAGATCATGATGCTTCGACGGTTGCAGCAAGCGGGCGGTAAACCGATCGTGCTTATGGGCGGCGGGACGACAAAAGTTGGCGACCCGACCGATAAGGAAAAATCCCGCCCTTTGCTTACCGATGAGCAGATCAGCCATAACATCGAAAGCATCAAACGCGTCTTTGAGCCGTTCCTTACCTTCGGGGATGGGCCGACCGACGCGATTATGGTGAACAATGACGATTGGCTGTCCAAGATCGGTTACGTCGAATTTTTACGTGATTACGGTGTGCACTTCACGATCAATACAATGATCAAGCAGGAAACCGTCGATCGCAGGCTGCGCAACGAGCAGCCCTACACCTTTCTGGAATTCAACTACATGCTGCTGCAGGCGTACGACTACCTGGAGCTTTTCCGTCGCCACCAGGTTCGCCTCCAGCTTGGCGGCTCCGACCAGTGGGGCAACATCGTCAATGGCGTTGAGCTGACACGCCGCGTTGCCAATGGCGAGGCCTTTGGACTGACGTCACACCTTGTCACCACCGCCTCGGGCGGAAAGATGGGCAAGACGGTCGATGGCGCAGTCTGGCTGAATGCGGATCGTAAATCGCCGTATGAGTACTGGCAGTTCTGGCGCAACACCGAAGATGCGGATGTTGGGCGTTTCCTGCGCCTGTTCACGGACTTGCCGCTGGACGAAATTGAGAAGCTGGAAAGCCTCGAGGGCGCGGAAATAAACAATGCCAAGATCGCTTTAGCCAATGCTGCAACCGCCCTGCTTCATGGTGAACAGGCGGCCAGGGATGCTGAACGCGGTGCGGCTGCGGTCTTTGGTGCCGGTGATCGGGACGTGGCTTTGCCGACGACAGAGGTGCCAAGCGGCGAGTTCGAAAAAGGAATGCTGGTTGCAGCGGCCTTTAATCTGGCTGGACTTGCCAAGTCCAACGGCGAAGCACGACGCCTCATCAAACAAGGCGCTGCGCGGGTAAATGACGCCGTCGTGTCGGATGAAAACGCTGTTGTGTCGGCAGACGATCTCAGTGACGACGCCACGGTAAAGTTGTCGGCGGGCAAAAAGCGTCACGCCTTGTTGAAGGCTGTCTAG
- a CDS encoding anhydro-N-acetylmuramic acid kinase, whose translation MNDEFEPIWAAGFMSGTSLDAVDAAMILTDGIDVLDFGPVAERKYTPSERAVLKKAVDAARSWNWTGPQPDRAFSDANQVLTATHVDAFREMIRVRNEHSPELAGVHGQTVLHRAPKADAKGNTLQILDAKQLRDTIGLPLAYDFRTKDVDEGGQGAPLAPAYHAALLRRLGTDRSQAVLNLGGVANITLHQTDGTIVAFDTGPANGPIDEWVELHGLGTYDVDGAIASSGRVNELSIEQWMDNPWFDNHGPKSLDRFDFSADLARGMSVEDGAATLTAFSAECVAHAVRNAAEVPEQLIVCGGGRRNPALMEELRRRVPCQVLSAEDVGWLGDSIEAQAFAYLAVRTLRGLPISWPGTTRVPVAMTGGKLID comes from the coding sequence ATGAATGACGAATTTGAACCAATTTGGGCAGCAGGCTTCATGTCGGGAACGTCGCTCGATGCCGTTGATGCCGCAATGATCCTGACGGACGGTATTGATGTGCTGGATTTCGGCCCGGTCGCAGAGCGTAAATATACGCCTTCTGAAAGAGCTGTTCTTAAGAAGGCCGTGGATGCCGCCAGAAGCTGGAATTGGACGGGGCCACAGCCGGACAGGGCGTTCTCAGACGCTAACCAGGTGCTTACGGCAACCCATGTCGATGCCTTTAGAGAGATGATTAGAGTTCGTAACGAGCATTCGCCTGAGTTGGCCGGCGTCCATGGTCAAACGGTTCTCCACAGGGCGCCAAAAGCGGACGCCAAGGGAAACACGCTACAAATCCTCGACGCTAAGCAGCTACGCGACACAATCGGTCTTCCGCTGGCCTACGACTTCCGCACAAAGGATGTAGATGAAGGCGGGCAGGGTGCGCCACTCGCGCCGGCCTATCATGCCGCACTTCTGCGTCGGCTTGGAACGGACCGCAGCCAGGCCGTTCTCAATCTTGGCGGCGTCGCGAACATCACGCTTCATCAGACTGACGGCACGATAGTGGCATTCGACACCGGCCCAGCCAATGGTCCGATAGACGAGTGGGTAGAGCTGCACGGCCTCGGAACTTACGATGTTGATGGAGCAATTGCCTCGAGCGGCCGGGTCAATGAATTATCGATTGAGCAATGGATGGATAATCCGTGGTTCGACAATCATGGCCCAAAGAGCCTCGACCGGTTCGACTTCAGTGCTGATCTCGCCCGTGGCATGTCAGTCGAGGACGGCGCTGCAACTTTGACCGCCTTTTCAGCGGAATGCGTCGCACATGCCGTGCGTAACGCGGCTGAAGTGCCTGAACAGCTTATCGTCTGCGGTGGTGGACGTAGAAACCCAGCGCTGATGGAAGAGTTACGGCGCCGCGTACCCTGTCAGGTTTTGAGCGCCGAAGATGTGGGCTGGTTAGGCGATTCCATTGAAGCGCAGGCGTTTGCGTACCTTGCTGTCAGGACACTCCGAGGTCTTCCAATCAGCTGGCCCGGCACCACGAGGGTGCCGGTTGCCATGACAGGCGGCAAGCTGATCGACTAG
- a CDS encoding alpha/beta hydrolase: protein MAELIIPGPAGRIEARYTKPPQEGSPIALILHPHPRAGGTMQDPITIRLFQMFEKRGFGVLRFNTRGVGRSQGVYDQGVGELEDAAYVLDYMENLTESPRFVWCAGYSFGAWITLQLLMRRPEIDGFLAIAPPCNHYDLSFLAPCPASGLILSGDNDKISGPKDVERALTKVRVQKGEVIERDTITGANHFFQGKQDELLAKCETYVDRRLVEDEQKMRLETDTSKKRGMAALPNVTDDDEDEGDIDSED from the coding sequence ATGGCAGAGCTCATCATTCCAGGTCCGGCCGGTCGTATCGAAGCGCGCTATACCAAGCCCCCTCAGGAAGGCTCTCCAATCGCGTTGATTCTGCATCCGCATCCTCGTGCCGGCGGCACGATGCAGGATCCGATCACGATCCGCCTGTTCCAGATGTTCGAAAAGCGCGGCTTTGGCGTTCTTCGTTTTAACACGCGCGGTGTTGGCCGTTCCCAGGGCGTCTATGATCAAGGCGTCGGCGAGCTGGAAGACGCTGCTTATGTCCTCGACTATATGGAGAATCTGACGGAAAGCCCTCGGTTTGTCTGGTGCGCAGGCTATTCATTTGGCGCCTGGATTACACTTCAGCTTCTGATGCGTCGTCCTGAAATCGATGGCTTCCTGGCGATTGCGCCGCCTTGCAATCACTACGACCTTTCGTTCCTGGCCCCTTGCCCGGCTTCAGGCCTCATCCTTTCGGGCGACAATGACAAGATCTCCGGCCCGAAAGATGTCGAGCGCGCGCTGACCAAGGTTCGCGTTCAGAAGGGCGAAGTCATCGAGCGCGACACCATTACGGGTGCCAACCACTTCTTCCAGGGCAAGCAGGATGAGCTGCTGGCGAAGTGCGAAACCTATGTGGACCGCCGCCTTGTCGAAGATGAGCAGAAAATGCGTCTGGAAACAGACACCTCGAAGAAGCGTGGCATGGCGGCCCTGCCGAATGTTACAGACGACGATGAAGATGAAGGCGACATCGACAGCGAAGACTAG
- a CDS encoding cysteine desulfurase family protein — protein MIYADYNATAPLRPEARDAMMAALDVGANPSSVHAPGRKARKVLETARAQVASSIRGLPQDLVFTSGGTEAISLAIGGVVKQLEAKCTLLVSAIEHEAAAKNAGYSGAPTRTAYVDANGQIDLEQLQKTLDDWDEDAFGKPVLVLMLVNNETGVIQPVADAATRVRAAGGLVVCDAVQALGKIDLNVSLLGVDYLALSAHKAGGPQGAGALWIRSGAPLKPVIYGGGQERSLRSGTENLAGVAGFGAAAEASLRDLGLFSKLSGWRDAMEARLKAEAGVVVFGESAPRLANTSNFASSGFRAETQVMAMDLAGVAVSSGSACSSGKVRRSVVLAAMGAPDNLAECAIRTSFGWKSTAKDFDKTAEAWLKAFHRRNLKETA, from the coding sequence ATGATTTATGCAGATTACAATGCCACTGCGCCCCTAAGGCCTGAAGCGCGTGACGCCATGATGGCGGCTTTGGACGTTGGCGCTAATCCGTCCAGCGTCCACGCGCCAGGGCGCAAGGCACGCAAAGTATTGGAAACTGCACGCGCCCAGGTCGCCAGTTCGATACGCGGCCTGCCTCAGGACCTCGTTTTTACGTCCGGCGGCACTGAAGCCATTTCGCTGGCAATTGGAGGCGTCGTCAAACAACTGGAAGCAAAGTGCACATTGCTTGTATCAGCAATTGAGCATGAAGCTGCCGCGAAGAATGCTGGCTATTCAGGCGCGCCGACCAGAACGGCTTATGTGGACGCAAACGGGCAGATTGATCTGGAGCAGCTTCAGAAAACACTGGACGACTGGGATGAAGACGCATTTGGCAAGCCCGTCCTTGTCCTGATGCTCGTCAATAATGAGACAGGTGTCATTCAGCCGGTGGCGGACGCAGCTACCCGTGTTCGCGCAGCCGGAGGGCTCGTTGTCTGCGATGCCGTTCAGGCGCTCGGAAAAATTGACCTCAACGTGTCACTGCTCGGCGTCGATTATCTTGCGCTGTCCGCGCATAAAGCTGGTGGCCCTCAAGGAGCAGGCGCGCTCTGGATAAGAAGCGGTGCGCCTCTGAAGCCTGTCATTTATGGCGGCGGCCAGGAGCGATCGCTGAGATCGGGGACAGAAAACCTTGCTGGAGTAGCAGGATTTGGGGCCGCAGCGGAGGCGAGCCTTCGCGATCTGGGCCTTTTCAGCAAACTCTCCGGATGGCGCGACGCTATGGAAGCGCGCCTGAAAGCCGAGGCTGGCGTTGTCGTTTTCGGTGAAAGCGCGCCGCGTCTCGCCAACACATCCAACTTTGCATCGTCGGGGTTTCGCGCGGAAACGCAGGTCATGGCGATGGATCTTGCAGGGGTCGCTGTGTCCTCAGGCTCGGCATGTTCCAGCGGCAAAGTGCGACGCTCAGTCGTGCTGGCTGCGATGGGCGCACCTGACAACCTTGCAGAATGCGCTATACGCACCAGCTTTGGATGGAAGAGCACAGCCAAAGATTTCGACAAAACTGCCGAAGCATGGCTCAAAGCTTTTCACCGCCGCAACCTGAAGGAGACCGCCTGA
- the sufB gene encoding Fe-S cluster assembly protein SufB, giving the protein MPDDLKIKDSIDAGTVAAAKALESENYSAGFKTDIETEYAPKGLNTDVIRFISEKKGEPSWMLDWRLQAYERWQTMEEPDWAKVEYEKVNYQDIYYYAAPKQGAKYESIDDVPKEILETYEKLGIPLREAEVLLGVEGAANTAADARGSAQPAGNRVAVDAVFDSVSVATTFRKELEKAGVIFMSISEALREHPELVKKYLGSVVPQSDNFFATLNSAVFSDGTFVYVPEGVRCPMELSTYFRMNAENTGQFERTLIVADKGAYVSYLEGCTAPMRDENQLHAAVVELVALEDAEIKYSTVQNWWPGDENGKGGIFNFVTKRGDCRGARSKISWTQVETGSAITWKYPSCILRGDDSTGEFYSIAVTNGRQMADTGTKMIHLGKNTRSRIISKGISAGRSDNTYRGLVSVHKKAEKARNFTQCDSLLIGGDCGAHTVPYVENRRVDAQLEHEATTTKLSDDQLFYARQRGLGEEEAVALLVNGFVREVMQHLPMEFAVEAQSLLKVSLEGSVG; this is encoded by the coding sequence ATGCCGGATGATCTTAAAATCAAGGACAGCATCGATGCCGGGACTGTTGCCGCTGCGAAGGCGCTTGAGTCTGAAAACTATTCTGCTGGCTTCAAGACGGACATCGAAACCGAATACGCGCCCAAGGGTCTGAACACGGATGTGATCCGTTTCATCTCAGAAAAAAAGGGCGAGCCATCCTGGATGCTGGACTGGCGTCTGCAGGCTTATGAGCGTTGGCAGACAATGGAAGAGCCAGACTGGGCGAAGGTCGAGTACGAAAAGGTCAACTATCAAGACATCTATTACTACGCAGCGCCAAAGCAGGGCGCGAAGTATGAGTCTATTGATGACGTCCCGAAAGAGATTCTCGAAACGTATGAGAAGCTCGGCATTCCGCTTCGTGAGGCGGAAGTTCTGCTTGGTGTAGAGGGCGCTGCGAATACGGCCGCTGATGCACGTGGCAGCGCGCAGCCAGCCGGCAATCGCGTCGCCGTTGATGCGGTATTTGATTCTGTTTCGGTCGCGACCACGTTCCGCAAGGAGCTTGAGAAAGCCGGCGTGATCTTCATGTCGATCTCCGAGGCGCTTCGTGAGCATCCGGAACTCGTCAAAAAGTACCTCGGCTCTGTGGTGCCACAATCTGATAACTTCTTTGCCACGCTGAACAGCGCCGTCTTCTCCGATGGTACCTTTGTTTACGTGCCCGAAGGTGTGCGGTGCCCGATGGAACTCAGCACCTATTTCCGGATGAATGCCGAGAACACAGGGCAATTTGAGCGCACGCTCATCGTGGCCGACAAGGGAGCTTACGTTTCGTACCTCGAAGGTTGTACAGCGCCAATGCGGGACGAAAATCAGCTTCACGCAGCGGTCGTGGAACTCGTCGCGCTCGAAGATGCCGAGATCAAATATTCGACCGTGCAGAACTGGTGGCCCGGCGACGAGAATGGCAAGGGCGGAATTTTCAATTTTGTGACCAAGCGCGGAGATTGCCGCGGCGCACGTTCAAAGATCAGCTGGACGCAAGTTGAAACAGGGTCTGCCATTACGTGGAAGTATCCTTCCTGCATTCTGCGCGGCGACGACAGCACGGGTGAGTTCTATTCGATCGCCGTCACAAATGGTCGGCAGATGGCCGATACCGGCACCAAGATGATCCACTTGGGTAAAAACACCCGCTCTCGAATTATCTCCAAAGGCATCAGCGCCGGTAGATCCGACAACACTTATCGAGGGCTCGTGTCCGTGCACAAGAAGGCGGAGAAAGCGCGGAATTTCACCCAGTGTGATTCCCTGCTGATCGGCGGCGATTGCGGTGCGCACACCGTCCCATACGTCGAAAATCGCCGTGTCGACGCCCAGCTGGAGCACGAGGCAACGACGACGAAACTATCTGACGATCAGTTGTTCTATGCCCGTCAACGCGGCCTCGGAGAAGAAGAGGCGGTCGCCCTTCTGGTGAACGGCTTCGTCCGGGAGGTGATGCAGCACCTTCCTATGGAGTTTGCCGTGGAGGCCCAAAGCCTTCTGAAGGTCAGCCTGGAAGGCAGTGTAGGGTAA
- the sufC gene encoding Fe-S cluster assembly ATPase SufC, translated as MLKLENLTAQVGEGDEAKTILKGLSLEVPAGEVHAIMGPNGAGKSTLSYVLTGRDGYEVTDGTATLNGEDLLDMEPEERASHGVFLSFQYPVEIPGVPIMTFVRAAMNAQRKARGEEEISAPDFIKKARQVGTMLNLDAEMLKRPVNVGFSGGEKKRLEIFQMLMLEPRFAILDETDSGLDIDALKTVAEGVNALRDAERGMLVITHYQRLLDHIRPDKVHVLANGRIIKTGGPELALQLEDEGYDGVLGEAV; from the coding sequence ATGTTGAAACTGGAAAATCTTACAGCCCAAGTTGGCGAAGGTGACGAAGCGAAAACGATCCTGAAAGGGCTTTCGCTAGAGGTGCCTGCAGGCGAGGTCCATGCGATCATGGGGCCGAACGGCGCAGGCAAATCGACGCTGTCCTATGTCCTGACCGGACGGGACGGTTATGAAGTTACCGACGGGACGGCCACCCTCAACGGTGAAGACCTTCTCGATATGGAGCCGGAAGAGCGAGCCTCGCATGGCGTGTTTCTGTCCTTCCAGTATCCGGTCGAGATTCCCGGCGTACCGATCATGACTTTCGTGCGCGCCGCGATGAATGCGCAGCGCAAGGCGCGCGGCGAAGAAGAAATTTCGGCGCCCGATTTCATCAAGAAAGCCCGCCAAGTAGGCACTATGCTAAATCTCGATGCCGAGATGTTGAAGCGGCCCGTCAATGTCGGCTTCTCCGGCGGCGAGAAAAAGCGACTTGAGATTTTCCAGATGCTGATGCTGGAGCCTCGGTTTGCGATTCTCGACGAAACAGATTCCGGCCTTGATATCGACGCGCTGAAAACCGTTGCAGAGGGCGTCAATGCGCTTCGTGATGCCGAACGCGGTATGCTTGTCATTACACACTATCAGCGCCTGCTGGACCACATACGGCCCGATAAGGTCCACGTGCTTGCCAACGGCCGAATCATCAAGACAGGTGGCCCGGAGCTTGCCTTGCAGCTCGAAGACGAAGGGTATGACGGCGTCCTCGGAGAAGCGGTTTGA
- a CDS encoding SufB/SufD family protein has translation MTQTTLAPTIKDPTTAEQQLVDLYRSLPESEQRTELFEAFAKIGLPSRRLERWKWTDFRRALEGLQATDQAPKETLALPVDAIRLSFDGAKWTWPDGEIDGLHIHSKSSPQPFGEADAHPLAALTAAMTGNDGPDTLVVEVSASHTQPICIDVAPNAQSAAFARIAFVVREDCSVDLIEAYGGSAPFSSTLLEFGLQDRAKLTRTIFQCGTASQCVAITGFAHLSESAEFTQTALSFGAKLSRCETHVSYSGPNARAMIDTAYLAASGFHSDTTTHVTHGAESCVTRQLTKGAVSDGGQGVFQGKFLVPRTVGQFTDANMQHQALLLENGAEVFAKPELEIYADDVECEHGNTSGQLDDSALFYMRQRGIPLPEARALLTEAFIVEALDKAHPGVREQMIDATRRFLRAEKAVS, from the coding sequence TTGACGCAGACCACACTCGCTCCAACCATCAAAGATCCAACGACCGCCGAACAGCAGCTCGTGGATCTTTATCGTTCGCTGCCCGAGAGTGAGCAACGAACAGAGCTGTTCGAAGCATTCGCAAAGATCGGCTTGCCAAGCAGGCGTCTTGAACGATGGAAGTGGACCGACTTTCGCAGGGCGCTCGAAGGCCTTCAAGCGACCGATCAAGCTCCAAAAGAGACGCTCGCACTTCCTGTTGATGCAATTCGTCTATCATTCGATGGCGCGAAGTGGACTTGGCCGGACGGTGAAATAGACGGTCTCCACATCCATTCGAAGTCTTCGCCTCAGCCTTTCGGCGAAGCTGACGCCCATCCACTGGCTGCGTTGACCGCTGCCATGACGGGCAATGACGGACCCGACACGCTTGTTGTCGAAGTTAGCGCATCGCACACGCAACCAATCTGCATTGATGTCGCGCCAAACGCGCAGAGCGCCGCCTTCGCCCGGATTGCCTTTGTGGTACGCGAGGACTGTTCCGTCGATTTGATCGAGGCCTATGGCGGTAGCGCTCCTTTCTCCTCCACATTGTTGGAGTTTGGTCTTCAGGACAGGGCAAAGCTGACACGCACAATCTTTCAGTGCGGCACAGCTTCACAGTGCGTTGCGATTACCGGTTTTGCTCATCTGTCCGAAAGTGCCGAGTTTACTCAGACCGCGCTGTCGTTCGGCGCGAAACTTTCGCGCTGCGAAACGCATGTCAGTTATTCCGGGCCGAATGCGCGCGCAATGATCGACACCGCATACCTCGCCGCAAGCGGCTTTCATTCCGACACGACCACGCATGTTACGCATGGCGCAGAAAGCTGCGTCACGCGTCAGCTCACCAAGGGTGCGGTCAGCGATGGCGGGCAGGGCGTTTTTCAGGGCAAATTCCTTGTCCCGCGAACGGTTGGTCAGTTTACGGATGCCAATATGCAGCATCAGGCACTGTTGCTGGAAAATGGTGCTGAGGTTTTCGCAAAGCCCGAGCTTGAAATCTATGCTGACGATGTTGAGTGCGAACACGGCAATACATCCGGACAGCTGGACGACAGCGCGCTCTTCTACATGCGCCAACGTGGCATTCCACTGCCGGAAGCGCGCGCGCTACTGACCGAGGCCTTCATCGTCGAAGCACTGGACAAAGCTCATCCGGGCGTCCGTGAGCAAATGATTGATGCAACGCGGCGCTTTCTCAGGGCTGAAAAGGCGGTCTCGTGA
- a CDS encoding aminotransferase class V-fold PLP-dependent enzyme: MSRPLDIEAIRAEFPILSRSVNGRPLAYLDNAASAQTPDAVLNAMTDQAHTAYANVHRGLHTLANETTAAFENAREIVRAFLNAPDASNIIFTKGGTEAINLVANGIAGDISPGDEIVLSVMEHHSNIVPWHFLRERYGAVLKWVEILEDGSLDMESLREQVSSKTRMVALTHMSNVLGSITDVTEATRIAHSVGAKILVDGCQAGVHLDIDVQEIGCDFYVLTGHKIYGPSGIGALFGTTDALQSLRPYQGGGEMIEIVERDRVTYNEAPHKFEAGTPPILQAIGFGRALEWLRSFDMEQVRAHENSLLSRAAEALSGVNGIKLYGTTPSKGPVMSFSVEGAHPHDIAQLLDRYGVAIRAGHHCAQPLMHHLGVSATARASFAVYNTPSEVDAFVDALHKAREMLL, from the coding sequence GTGAGCCGGCCACTGGATATCGAAGCCATTCGCGCAGAGTTTCCGATACTTTCGAGATCGGTGAATGGCCGCCCGCTCGCTTACCTGGATAATGCAGCAAGCGCTCAGACGCCTGATGCGGTCCTGAATGCGATGACAGACCAGGCTCATACTGCCTATGCGAATGTCCATCGCGGTCTCCACACGCTTGCCAACGAGACGACAGCGGCTTTCGAGAATGCGAGAGAGATCGTCAGGGCGTTCCTGAACGCACCTGACGCGTCCAACATAATATTTACCAAGGGCGGTACTGAGGCCATAAATTTGGTCGCTAACGGTATCGCAGGCGACATAAGCCCGGGCGATGAGATCGTCCTGTCCGTGATGGAACACCATTCAAACATTGTTCCCTGGCACTTTCTGAGAGAGCGCTACGGCGCCGTTCTCAAATGGGTGGAGATACTCGAAGACGGCTCACTCGACATGGAGTCCCTTCGCGAACAGGTCTCTTCGAAGACCCGGATGGTCGCGCTTACTCATATGTCGAACGTGCTGGGAAGCATCACAGATGTCACCGAAGCAACAAGAATCGCCCATTCGGTCGGAGCAAAAATTCTGGTGGATGGCTGTCAGGCAGGCGTTCATCTCGACATCGATGTTCAGGAGATCGGCTGCGATTTCTACGTCCTGACAGGTCACAAAATCTACGGCCCAAGCGGCATCGGAGCCTTGTTTGGCACGACTGACGCCTTGCAATCGCTTCGGCCGTATCAGGGCGGCGGTGAGATGATCGAGATCGTCGAACGCGACCGCGTCACCTATAATGAGGCGCCTCACAAGTTTGAGGCCGGCACACCGCCGATCCTGCAGGCAATCGGCTTTGGCCGCGCGCTGGAGTGGCTCCGAAGCTTCGACATGGAACAGGTCCGCGCTCACGAGAATAGTCTGTTGAGTCGAGCCGCCGAAGCGCTTTCCGGTGTCAACGGGATCAAACTTTATGGGACGACCCCATCGAAAGGACCGGTGATGTCCTTCAGTGTCGAAGGCGCCCATCCGCATGACATTGCTCAGCTTCTCGACCGGTATGGTGTCGCGATACGTGCAGGCCATCATTGCGCTCAGCCTCTGATGCACCATCTAGGTGTCAGTGCCACTGCGCGCGCAAGCTTTGCGGTGTACAATACGCCGTCTGAGGTAGACGCCTTTGTCGATGCGCTCCACAAAGCACGCGAAATGTTGTTATAA
- a CDS encoding SUF system Fe-S cluster assembly protein: MPDDMSLENPDHAVADDPATTGEGSAIPQDELNRLTDALIAAFKTVFDPEIPVDIYELGLIYKVDIDDDRKVDIDMTLTAPGCPVAGDMPGWVETAARTVDGVKDVEVRLTFDPPWDPSRMSDEARLALNML; the protein is encoded by the coding sequence ATGCCCGATGATATGAGCCTTGAAAATCCAGACCACGCGGTTGCAGATGACCCGGCGACGACCGGTGAAGGCAGCGCGATTCCTCAAGACGAATTGAACCGGCTGACCGATGCGCTCATCGCAGCGTTCAAGACAGTGTTCGACCCCGAAATTCCTGTCGACATTTATGAGCTAGGGCTGATCTACAAAGTCGACATCGACGACGACCGAAAAGTCGACATCGACATGACGCTAACCGCACCGGGCTGTCCGGTTGCAGGCGACATGCCCGGCTGGGTCGAAACCGCGGCCCGTACCGTCGACGGCGTTAAGGATGTCGAGGTCCGGCTGACCTTCGATCCGCCGTGGGATCCGTCCAGAATGTCTGACGAAGCCCGTCTTGCACTGAACATGCTCTAG